Proteins found in one Paenibacillus sp. FSL R10-2782 genomic segment:
- a CDS encoding response regulator: MVRDLVLYVIVILLIVLTFQPSITFERPNLISQLIRQTITRVFYGVAGILFLYFGISDRARMTFVLELGIGLMFIALFVRVWNVKYTYEQRLLGQNRDLLNVLRVQPGFTFRLEKSGDEFYYTLLEGGLLELMGLNMQVSYNRREHVEKLGDIFELSSETLEQLCEYYKQAWFGDRTVFELEFWEYSALITLHPVREDGITKHVIGHVMDITEYKASEQKRKKIDEANHAKSVFLAHMSHEIRTPLNGIIGLSKLLNKTELTAVQKDYLDKLLASSRTLSSMLNNVLDFSKMEAGSLELERLEFEPEKMLRHLADTVSTLLEHKEIEIIFITDPKLPKSVKGDPLRMEQVLLNLLTNAVKFTDQGHVLLEVNMLSQQTGRVALSFMVEDTGIGISEVGVNKLFVPFTQADTSTSRRYGGSGLGLAISKHLAEAMGGNVEVESRLGEYSRFYFNVELDIGDLHPAGTQIEKQINGKALIVVRHELLRYSLNELLQGTGLETYNISSYQECVEAFENGEHFDLVMVDMSMGGFRELGTRRQWLQLLDRQMTQVIGLTTVYQMEGMATGEEDSRVDAFLSKPVTQNALLESIRWLLEKEKAVSVDVNTLDTYTMMSPRYKGETTAQKYQILIAEDNEINQVVITEFLEERGFEVTMAANGRELLESLELRSWDMVMLDLHMPEMDGFETARHIRRNKAFNRLPIIAFTADAAQHEQEVCLRSGINAVLLKPVHELNAVRVLNNWIHLAWLQELHGVHAEQAIAGMDGKVYIFQFALYKWIQEYQHLDKRLTRKMDNGQLSAALRLIHSLKGGAGNLFASGLLAKVIELEKGLKRSHETSAGELYPDWREQLSLVQKEINEIKSSVPWS; encoded by the coding sequence TTGGTTCGAGATTTAGTGCTATATGTTATCGTGATATTATTAATAGTTTTGACTTTTCAGCCATCTATTACATTTGAACGCCCCAATCTGATTTCTCAGCTCATTAGGCAGACGATCACGCGTGTTTTTTATGGAGTGGCCGGAATTCTGTTTTTATATTTTGGTATCAGTGATAGAGCAAGGATGACTTTTGTGTTGGAGCTAGGGATTGGTTTGATGTTCATCGCTTTGTTTGTACGCGTTTGGAACGTTAAATATACATATGAACAACGTTTGCTGGGCCAAAACCGTGACCTCCTAAATGTGCTTCGGGTTCAACCTGGTTTTACCTTCAGGCTGGAGAAAAGCGGCGACGAATTTTATTATACACTGCTCGAAGGTGGCTTGCTGGAGCTCATGGGTCTGAATATGCAGGTCAGCTATAATCGAAGGGAGCATGTGGAGAAACTAGGGGACATTTTTGAGTTATCCTCTGAAACTCTGGAGCAGCTTTGTGAATATTACAAACAGGCATGGTTCGGTGACCGGACGGTATTTGAGCTGGAGTTTTGGGAGTACTCGGCTTTAATTACCTTACATCCGGTCAGGGAGGATGGGATCACCAAGCATGTCATCGGTCATGTAATGGATATTACGGAGTATAAAGCTTCCGAGCAGAAAAGAAAGAAGATAGACGAGGCTAACCATGCAAAAAGCGTTTTTTTGGCTCATATGAGCCACGAAATTCGCACGCCGCTAAATGGGATCATCGGTCTGTCCAAGTTGTTGAACAAGACAGAATTGACTGCTGTCCAAAAAGACTACCTTGACAAGCTGCTCGCCTCCTCACGAACCCTCTCATCCATGCTCAATAACGTACTGGACTTTTCCAAAATGGAAGCAGGCAGTTTGGAACTGGAAAGGCTGGAGTTTGAGCCGGAGAAGATGCTTCGGCATCTTGCAGATACGGTGAGTACTTTGCTGGAACACAAAGAAATAGAGATCATTTTTATAACGGACCCCAAATTACCCAAAAGTGTTAAAGGTGATCCATTGCGGATGGAACAGGTGCTTTTAAACCTTCTGACTAATGCCGTCAAATTTACGGATCAGGGACATGTGTTGTTAGAGGTGAACATGCTAAGCCAGCAGACCGGACGGGTAGCGTTGTCCTTTATGGTGGAGGATACAGGCATAGGTATTTCCGAGGTGGGTGTGAACAAGCTGTTTGTCCCTTTTACCCAAGCGGATACATCAACCAGCCGCCGATATGGGGGCTCCGGGCTGGGTTTGGCCATTAGCAAGCATTTGGCTGAAGCCATGGGCGGGAATGTAGAGGTTGAAAGCCGATTGGGGGAATACAGTCGGTTTTACTTTAATGTTGAACTGGATATCGGGGATCTACATCCGGCAGGCACACAGATAGAAAAACAAATAAACGGCAAAGCCTTAATTGTTGTACGGCATGAGCTGTTGAGATATAGTCTGAACGAATTACTGCAAGGCACAGGATTAGAAACCTACAACATTTCTTCCTATCAGGAATGTGTGGAGGCTTTTGAAAATGGTGAGCATTTTGATTTAGTTATGGTCGACATGAGCATGGGTGGCTTTCGGGAACTGGGGACCCGGAGACAGTGGCTTCAATTGCTGGATAGACAGATGACTCAGGTCATTGGACTTACAACAGTGTACCAGATGGAAGGGATGGCGACTGGGGAGGAGGATAGCAGGGTGGATGCCTTTTTGTCCAAGCCCGTAACTCAGAACGCTCTATTGGAGTCTATCCGATGGTTGCTGGAAAAGGAAAAGGCAGTTTCTGTAGATGTTAATACTCTGGATACATATACGATGATGAGTCCTCGTTATAAAGGAGAGACTACAGCGCAGAAGTATCAAATTCTCATAGCAGAGGACAATGAGATTAACCAGGTGGTGATTACCGAGTTCCTGGAAGAACGAGGTTTTGAAGTAACTATGGCTGCAAATGGAAGAGAGCTGCTAGAGTCACTGGAGCTGCGTTCATGGGATATGGTAATGCTTGATCTGCATATGCCAGAGATGGATGGTTTTGAGACGGCCAGACATATTCGCAGAAACAAAGCTTTTAACAGACTTCCAATTATCGCCTTTACGGCCGATGCTGCGCAGCATGAACAGGAGGTTTGCCTTCGTTCAGGCATTAATGCTGTGCTGCTCAAGCCTGTCCATGAACTGAATGCTGTAAGAGTGTTAAACAACTGGATTCATTTAGCATGGCTGCAAGAATTACATGGTGTTCACGCGGAGCAGGCGATAGCCGGTATGGATGGAAAGGTATATATTTTCCAATTTGCCCTTTACAAATGGATTCAGGAATACCAGCATCTCGATAAAAGATTGACGAGGAAAATGGACAACGGACAGTTATCTGCCGCTCTCCGATTAATCCACTCGCTTAAGGGAGGAGCAGGAAACCTCTTTGCGTCTGGGCTGCTGGCAAAGGTCATAGAGCTGGAAAAGGGATTGAAGCGTAGCCATGAAACCTCAGCGGGGGAGCTGTATCCAGACTGGAGAGAGCAATTGAGCTTGGTTCAAAAGGAGATTAACGAAATCAAGTCATCGGTTCCCTGGAGCTGA
- a CDS encoding response regulator transcription factor: MSNVLIIEDDNMLGDTLSLYLTGEGYNVTRVEQAAEGIARLGMVQPDIILLDLLLPDLDGVNPCPLIRKHTDVPIIVVSSENDISERIRTLTLGADDYICKPFSMQELKARIEALFRRIEITRLQARGLAPEATPETDIVLDLARRMITVDGQLVEMTFSEFELMKLFYLNRGIVFSRYALIQALRGTDSFINERAVDVHINHLRRKIEKDPKKPKLIRTIWGIGYKFMQ; encoded by the coding sequence ATGTCTAATGTTTTGATTATTGAAGATGACAATATGCTGGGAGATACCCTTTCCTTGTATTTGACTGGAGAAGGCTACAACGTTACCCGGGTTGAACAAGCGGCTGAGGGAATTGCCCGGCTGGGTATGGTGCAGCCTGATATTATTTTGCTAGATCTGCTGCTTCCAGATTTGGACGGTGTCAATCCCTGCCCACTGATACGCAAGCATACGGATGTGCCAATCATCGTGGTTTCTTCAGAAAATGATATCTCAGAGCGCATTCGTACACTTACGCTGGGAGCAGACGATTACATTTGCAAACCTTTTAGTATGCAGGAGCTAAAGGCACGAATCGAGGCTCTTTTCCGTCGTATTGAAATTACACGGTTACAGGCAAGAGGCCTTGCTCCTGAGGCCACGCCTGAAACAGACATTGTTTTGGATCTGGCGCGAAGAATGATTACCGTTGATGGGCAGCTTGTGGAGATGACATTTTCGGAATTTGAGCTTATGAAGCTTTTTTATTTGAACCGGGGAATTGTATTCAGCCGATATGCCTTGATTCAGGCTCTCCGTGGAACAGACTCCTTTATTAATGAGAGGGCTGTAGACGTACATATCAACCATTTGCGCAGGAAAATCGAAAAAGACCCTAAAAAGCCAAAATTGATCAGGACCATCTGGGGAATTGGTTATAAATTTATGCAGTAG
- the ectB gene encoding diaminobutyrate--2-oxoglutarate transaminase: protein MNTFEALESNVRSYCRSFPVVFNKAKNDVLYTEAGEAYIDFFAGAGALNYGHNNDFMKNRILDYLTSDRIMHGLDMYTTAKQEFIESFSEHILQPKDLNYKLQFCGPTGTNAVEAALKLARKVKKRNGIFAFMGAFHGMSLGSLSVTSNNSMRESAGVSLNNVTFIPFNSTFNGLDTILYMEQLLTDTHSGVEKPAAIILETVQAEGGINIADTEWLRDLRQLCDDHDILLIVDDIQVGCGRVGSFFSFERAGIVPDMVVLSKSISGYGLPMSLLLLKPELDIWSPGEHNGTFRGNQLAFVAAKAALEFRDTVGLEAQVKEKEAFVKQFLYEHIQTIDPLIDIRGLGLIWGIDVSPLGETFAKEVAALCFSRGLIIERAGRNDTVIKIMPALTISLENLREGCNIIKESMVQVSSTLVTL from the coding sequence ATGAACACATTCGAAGCACTGGAGTCCAATGTAAGATCCTATTGCAGAAGCTTTCCGGTTGTTTTCAACAAAGCGAAAAACGATGTGCTGTACACGGAGGCAGGAGAGGCATATATCGACTTTTTTGCCGGAGCAGGTGCCTTGAACTACGGGCATAACAACGATTTTATGAAAAATCGGATTTTGGATTACTTGACCTCTGATCGGATCATGCACGGTCTGGATATGTACACAACGGCGAAACAGGAGTTTATTGAGTCTTTCTCCGAGCATATTCTCCAGCCCAAGGACTTGAATTATAAGCTGCAATTTTGCGGACCAACGGGAACCAATGCGGTAGAGGCAGCGCTGAAGCTTGCACGCAAAGTCAAAAAAAGAAATGGGATTTTTGCTTTTATGGGCGCATTTCATGGCATGTCTCTAGGAAGTTTGTCCGTTACCAGTAACAACTCCATGAGAGAGAGTGCCGGTGTATCCCTAAATAACGTTACCTTCATCCCCTTTAACAGTACGTTTAACGGCTTGGATACCATTTTGTATATGGAGCAGCTTTTAACAGATACCCATTCCGGGGTGGAAAAGCCAGCGGCCATCATTCTGGAAACGGTACAGGCTGAAGGTGGTATTAACATTGCCGATACTGAATGGCTGCGTGACTTGAGACAACTGTGCGATGATCATGATATTTTGCTGATTGTTGACGATATTCAGGTCGGCTGCGGCCGGGTCGGTTCGTTCTTCTCGTTTGAGCGCGCGGGTATCGTTCCTGATATGGTCGTTTTGTCCAAGTCGATCAGTGGTTATGGTTTGCCGATGTCTCTACTGCTGCTCAAGCCGGAGCTGGATATTTGGAGCCCTGGTGAGCACAATGGTACCTTCCGGGGGAACCAGCTTGCTTTTGTCGCCGCCAAGGCTGCGCTGGAGTTCAGGGATACGGTGGGGCTGGAAGCACAGGTAAAAGAGAAAGAAGCTTTTGTTAAGCAATTTTTGTATGAACATATTCAAACGATTGATCCTCTCATTGACATTCGCGGCTTGGGACTGATCTGGGGCATTGATGTGTCCCCTCTGGGAGAAACCTTTGCCAAAGAAGTAGCTGCTCTTTGCTTTAGCAGAGGCCTCATTATTGAACGAGCCGGACGTAACGATACGGTGATTAAAATCATGCCTGCGCTAACGATCAGCTTGGAAAACCTGCGTGAAGGCTGCAACATCATTAAAGAAAGCATGGTTCAGGTGTCCAGCACACTGGTTACTTTGTAA
- a CDS encoding NAD(P)H-dependent oxidoreductase yields the protein MSTLVIVVHPNLAESRINKRWVQELKKQSGVTIHNLYEVYPDEKINVAQEQELLEQHDRIVLQFPFYWYSTPSLLKKWEDEVLTYGWAFGSEGGKLEGKELLIALSAGSVEENYQHNGGNRYTIEELLRPLEATGHMVGTRLLPYFVQYGASVLTDEQLEQSAQKYAQTVTS from the coding sequence ATGTCAACACTCGTTATTGTTGTCCATCCTAATCTTGCGGAGTCCCGTATTAACAAAAGATGGGTGCAAGAGCTCAAGAAGCAATCCGGCGTGACTATTCACAACCTGTATGAAGTATACCCTGATGAGAAAATCAATGTAGCTCAAGAGCAGGAACTGCTGGAGCAGCATGACCGCATTGTACTGCAGTTCCCTTTTTACTGGTATAGCACCCCTTCCCTGCTGAAAAAATGGGAAGATGAGGTTCTGACTTACGGTTGGGCTTTTGGAAGCGAAGGTGGCAAATTGGAGGGTAAAGAGTTGTTGATCGCCTTGTCTGCTGGCAGCGTTGAGGAAAACTATCAACATAACGGAGGGAACAGATATACGATTGAAGAGTTGTTGAGACCTCTGGAAGCTACAGGCCATATGGTTGGCACCAGGTTGCTTCCTTATTTTGTACAATATGGTGCTTCTGTACTGACCGATGAGCAGTTGGAGCAATCCGCGCAAAAATATGCGCAAACCGTTACTTCTTAA
- a CDS encoding GGDEF domain-containing protein, producing the protein MNRTIRDTQTLDYNTKQGRWVRKMLLLYWMIIAVHFIVQLGSYLFLDYSATPYEFYVGTLIVPTLIMCCSNLLAELAHHKCYRFSFVILFMASTVICWMIIRLNYDIRIITALCLLPIFSSILFFNRRLIWLSFVLQIGVFFSLLAIDGSFRTYLSDFDIVSIPTFLIMSTFIALIIQASGRDLLLDLYKTQHAQQELMISNAIISKMSMTDGLTKLYNHLSFQTFYEKALEYAKQGAIIHLAVVDIDNFKKINDTYGHQFGDKILESISQIIMEQITTNDIAARYGGEEFAILMFEHTFEEAYQIVENIRREVEKMTFEEKLQIVSVTVSIGLKSYSEEMNKDTFFQGADDYLYKAKRSGKNKIVAELNHIA; encoded by the coding sequence ATGAATAGAACAATACGGGATACTCAAACATTGGATTATAATACAAAGCAAGGTCGCTGGGTACGCAAGATGCTATTGCTTTACTGGATGATTATAGCAGTACATTTTATTGTCCAGCTAGGCAGTTATTTATTTCTCGATTATTCTGCTACACCTTATGAATTTTACGTTGGAACCCTTATTGTTCCCACGCTAATCATGTGCTGCTCCAACTTACTTGCAGAACTGGCTCATCACAAATGCTACAGGTTTTCTTTCGTAATCCTGTTTATGGCAAGTACAGTTATTTGCTGGATGATTATTCGTTTAAACTATGATATCAGGATTATTACAGCATTGTGTTTGTTGCCTATTTTCTCATCCATCCTGTTTTTCAATCGTCGGCTGATATGGCTTTCCTTTGTCTTACAAATTGGAGTCTTTTTCTCCTTACTGGCCATTGACGGCTCGTTCCGTACCTACTTGTCGGATTTTGACATTGTATCCATTCCGACATTTTTGATTATGTCCACCTTTATTGCACTTATCATTCAGGCCAGCGGTCGTGATCTGCTACTAGATTTGTATAAAACACAGCACGCCCAGCAGGAACTTATGATCAGCAACGCGATTATAAGCAAAATGTCAATGACCGATGGACTAACAAAGCTTTACAATCATTTATCGTTCCAAACTTTTTATGAGAAAGCGCTCGAATATGCCAAGCAAGGTGCCATCATCCATTTAGCGGTAGTAGATATTGATAATTTCAAGAAAATTAATGACACATACGGACACCAGTTTGGAGATAAAATTTTGGAGAGCATCTCGCAAATCATTATGGAACAGATTACAACCAATGACATTGCAGCCCGATATGGCGGTGAGGAATTTGCTATTCTGATGTTCGAGCATACTTTTGAGGAAGCTTATCAGATTGTCGAGAACATCCGGCGTGAAGTAGAGAAAATGACCTTTGAAGAGAAATTGCAAATAGTTTCTGTGACCGTAAGCATCGGATTAAAAAGCTATTCGGAAGAAATGAACAAAGATACATTCTTCCAGGGAGCAGATGACTATCTGTATAAAGCCAAGCGTTCTGGAAAAAATAAAATTGTTGCTGAGCTTAACCATATCGCTTGA
- a CDS encoding glycosyl transferase, with protein MKYGFFDDAKQEYVIHTPQTPYPWINYLGNERFFGLISNTGGGYAFYRDARLRRLTRYRYNNIPVDNGGRYFYIYDEGDYWTPGWMPVKRELDLYECRHGLGYTSIMGERNGIRATQLAFVPLSFDGEVHQVKLQNTSAQTKRIKLFSFVEFCLWNAYDDMTNFQRNLNTGEVEIQDSVIYHKTEYRERRNHYAFFSVNRQLAGFDTDREAFLGLYNGLDQPQTVTAGQASNSVASGWSPVGSHCIEVTLEPGEETSLHFVLGYVENPENEKWESPGVINKKQAQAMIAQFAEEADVERALSELQAYWNNLLSKYTIQSHDDKLNRMVNIWNPYQCMVTFNMSRSASYFESGIGRGMGFRDSNQDLLGFVHQIPERARERIIDIASTQFDNGGAYHQYQPLTKKGNHEVGGGFNDDPLWLIVGTAAYIKETGDFAILDEQVPFDGNEEHTATLFEHLKRSFYHVVNNLGPHGLPLIGRADWNDCLNLNCFSATPDEPYQTTQNLEGRTAESVFIAGLFVYTGPDFIELCKRRGLDEEAATAQAHVDRMRAATLEHGFDGEWFLRAYDHYGNKVGSKACEEGQIFIEPQGFCVMAGIGVEEGLAQKALDSTRDRLETPYGIVLQNPPYSRYYINLGEISSYPPGYKENAGIFCHNNPWIMMAEAVIGRGDRAFELYSKIAPAYLEDISDIHRTEPYVYAQMIAGKDAVREGEAKNSWLTGTAAWNFIAITQSILGIQPEWDGLRIDPCIPKAWDEFTITRVFRGDTYVIQITNPQHISKGVATVTLNGTPLPDNVLPIVGDGAIHQVHVLLG; from the coding sequence ATGAAGTACGGTTTCTTCGATGATGCTAAACAAGAATATGTCATACACACCCCTCAAACCCCATATCCCTGGATCAATTATTTAGGCAACGAACGATTTTTTGGACTGATCTCCAATACAGGCGGCGGCTATGCATTTTACCGGGATGCGCGCTTACGTCGCCTAACACGATACCGATACAACAATATTCCTGTCGATAACGGCGGACGCTATTTTTATATTTATGATGAAGGGGATTACTGGACTCCAGGCTGGATGCCGGTCAAACGGGAGCTGGATCTGTATGAGTGCCGACATGGGCTTGGCTATACGTCAATTATGGGTGAACGTAACGGTATTCGGGCCACGCAGTTGGCTTTTGTACCGCTGTCCTTTGATGGCGAAGTACATCAGGTCAAGCTTCAGAACACTTCTGCACAGACTAAAAGGATCAAGCTCTTCTCTTTCGTGGAATTTTGCCTGTGGAACGCCTATGACGATATGACCAATTTTCAACGCAACCTGAACACGGGCGAGGTCGAAATACAGGACTCCGTCATCTATCATAAAACGGAATATCGTGAGCGTCGCAACCACTATGCTTTCTTCTCAGTCAATCGCCAGCTGGCAGGATTCGATACAGACCGTGAAGCTTTTCTGGGACTATACAACGGGCTGGATCAGCCGCAAACCGTCACCGCCGGGCAAGCTTCGAACTCTGTGGCCAGCGGATGGTCGCCCGTAGGGTCGCATTGCATCGAAGTAACCTTGGAGCCAGGTGAAGAAACGAGTCTTCACTTTGTACTTGGTTATGTGGAAAATCCGGAGAATGAAAAATGGGAATCTCCCGGTGTGATTAACAAAAAACAGGCTCAGGCCATGATTGCTCAATTCGCGGAGGAAGCCGATGTTGAACGAGCCTTAAGTGAGCTGCAGGCCTATTGGAACAATCTGCTCTCCAAGTATACCATTCAGAGCCACGACGATAAGCTGAACCGGATGGTGAATATATGGAACCCGTATCAATGTATGGTTACGTTCAATATGTCGCGTTCCGCTTCGTATTTCGAATCCGGCATCGGACGTGGAATGGGTTTTCGGGATTCGAATCAGGATTTGCTTGGTTTTGTCCACCAAATACCGGAGCGGGCGCGGGAACGAATTATCGACATTGCCTCCACACAATTTGATAACGGCGGGGCTTATCATCAATACCAGCCTTTAACCAAAAAAGGAAACCACGAGGTCGGCGGCGGTTTCAACGATGATCCGCTGTGGCTTATCGTCGGCACCGCTGCGTATATCAAGGAAACGGGAGACTTCGCCATATTAGACGAACAGGTGCCCTTCGATGGGAATGAAGAGCATACAGCTACCCTGTTTGAGCATTTGAAGCGATCCTTTTATCATGTGGTTAATAATCTTGGCCCGCATGGTCTTCCACTGATTGGCCGGGCAGATTGGAACGACTGTTTGAATCTGAACTGTTTTTCCGCCACACCTGATGAGCCCTATCAGACCACTCAAAATTTGGAGGGCCGCACAGCGGAATCGGTATTCATCGCCGGACTCTTCGTATATACAGGACCGGATTTTATCGAGCTGTGCAAGCGCAGAGGATTAGATGAGGAAGCAGCCACGGCGCAAGCCCATGTGGATCGGATGCGAGCAGCCACGTTAGAGCATGGCTTTGATGGGGAGTGGTTTCTGCGAGCCTACGACCACTATGGGAACAAGGTCGGCAGCAAGGCTTGTGAGGAAGGCCAAATTTTTATTGAGCCGCAGGGTTTTTGTGTAATGGCGGGAATCGGCGTTGAAGAAGGGCTGGCTCAAAAAGCGCTCGACTCAACACGGGATCGGCTGGAGACCCCCTATGGCATTGTGCTGCAAAATCCGCCTTATTCCCGCTATTACATCAATCTGGGTGAAATATCCTCTTATCCTCCAGGGTACAAGGAAAATGCGGGCATCTTCTGTCACAATAACCCGTGGATTATGATGGCGGAGGCCGTGATTGGCCGTGGGGATCGTGCATTTGAGCTGTATAGCAAAATTGCTCCAGCGTATCTGGAGGACATCAGCGACATTCACCGCACCGAGCCGTATGTATATGCACAAATGATTGCAGGCAAGGATGCCGTTCGTGAAGGCGAAGCCAAAAATTCCTGGCTGACTGGCACAGCGGCATGGAACTTTATTGCCATTACCCAATCTATTCTCGGTATCCAGCCGGAATGGGATGGTCTGCGCATTGATCCGTGCATTCCTAAAGCTTGGGATGAATTTACAATCACTCGTGTCTTCCGTGGCGATACCTACGTGATCCAAATCACGAATCCACAACATATATCCAAGGGTGTGGCAACAGTCACACTAAATGGTACCCCTCTCCCGGACAATGTTCTGCCGATTGTAGGAGATGGTGCAATCCATCAGGTACACGTGTTGCTGGGCTGA
- a CDS encoding alpha/beta fold hydrolase has translation MAPITLFFIPYAGGSASVSFKWKKLLLPQIKLVPLELAGRGIRSGEPLKDSIEEMSEDLLLKISQEIAPGDPYAIYGHSMGTMIAFELYYKLVAGGYGKPAHLFVSGGRAPHVPRDFPWAHDLPAEQFRTHLLRYGQLSEAIFDNRELYDYFIPVLRADFKAVETYEYTAPAVPLNCSVTALTGLTDNTMTLQDAKAWEQHTDQNFRIFTFDGGHFFIHDEVEEITQIINETLERSAVTSKMQH, from the coding sequence ATGGCACCCATCACATTGTTTTTCATTCCATATGCAGGTGGATCGGCATCGGTCAGCTTCAAATGGAAAAAGCTGCTGCTTCCGCAGATTAAGCTTGTCCCACTGGAGCTGGCGGGCAGAGGTATTCGTTCCGGGGAACCGCTAAAAGACAGCATCGAGGAAATGAGCGAGGATTTACTGCTCAAGATCAGTCAAGAGATAGCCCCTGGCGATCCTTATGCAATATACGGTCACAGCATGGGAACGATGATCGCTTTCGAGCTGTATTACAAGCTGGTGGCTGGCGGTTATGGCAAACCTGCTCATCTGTTCGTATCTGGTGGACGGGCACCGCATGTCCCGAGAGACTTCCCGTGGGCCCATGATCTGCCCGCAGAGCAGTTCAGAACGCATTTGCTGCGATATGGTCAGCTTTCGGAGGCTATTTTTGACAACCGCGAATTGTATGACTATTTTATCCCGGTGCTAAGAGCGGACTTCAAAGCCGTCGAGACGTATGAGTACACGGCCCCAGCCGTACCTTTGAATTGTTCGGTCACAGCCTTAACAGGGCTGACCGATAACACGATGACCTTGCAGGATGCGAAGGCGTGGGAGCAGCATACGGATCAGAATTTTCGAATTTTCACCTTTGATGGAGGTCACTTTTTTATTCATGACGAGGTGGAAGAGATTACGCAAATCATTAATGAGACCTTGGAACGCAGTGCTGTAACAAGTAAAATGCAACATTAA